A region from the Candidatus Binataceae bacterium genome encodes:
- a CDS encoding deoxynucleoside kinase yields MRRRGYIAVEGPIGVGKTSLAQVLARELNARLLLEDADNNPFLPRFYQDPDKFAFPTQLYFLLTRHHQQRELLQQDLFTQATVADYLFAKDKIFAAMNLVPDELKLYEGVYKLLDAEMAKPDLVVYVRANIEVLAERLRKRNRDFERYISYDYLERVSSAYRDFFFYYDEAPLLVVDSSEIDFVANPDDLTDLIREIDNAGPGTQYFVPRKG; encoded by the coding sequence ATGCGCCGGCGCGGCTATATCGCGGTCGAAGGCCCCATCGGGGTCGGCAAGACCAGCCTCGCCCAGGTGCTCGCGCGCGAGCTGAACGCGCGGCTCCTGCTCGAGGACGCCGATAACAATCCGTTCCTGCCGCGCTTCTACCAGGATCCCGACAAGTTCGCGTTCCCGACCCAGCTCTACTTCCTGCTGACGCGCCACCATCAGCAGCGCGAGCTTCTGCAGCAGGATCTCTTCACGCAGGCGACGGTTGCTGACTACCTGTTTGCGAAAGACAAGATTTTCGCCGCGATGAACCTCGTGCCCGACGAGCTCAAGCTCTATGAGGGCGTCTACAAGCTGCTCGACGCCGAGATGGCAAAGCCCGACCTGGTGGTTTACGTGCGTGCCAATATCGAGGTGCTGGCCGAGCGCCTGCGCAAGCGAAATCGCGACTTCGAACGCTACATCAGCTACGACTACCTCGAGCGCGTCTCGTCCGCATACCGCGATTTCTTCTTCTACTACGACGAAGCCCCGCTGCTCGTGGTGGACAGCAGCGAAATCGACTTCGTAGCGAATCCCGACGATCTAACCGATCTAATCCGCGAAATAGACAACGCCGGCCCCGGCACGCAGTACTTCGTCCCGCGCAAGGGCTGA